GGTTAATAGCTGCTCAACACCTGTTTAACTTGGATTAAAGCTAACTGAAGGTTAGTTAAAGAGTTTTCCACCTTAGTTAAATAAACCTGGTTGGTGTTTATTAGTTGTGTTTAACTTCGTCTTCAGCGCCCCGGTGTGGCCACTTGGCCAATCAGCCTTGTAGAGGTCTGTGTCAGGTGATGAGCTgcactttgacctttgacctttgaccaggCACCTCTCGgccatctctcacacacacactcctgactCAGCACAGTTGTTTCTGCTCCTCCGTCAGTGATAGAACTTGACGAAGTTCAGCTGACGCTAaactgtgacgtcatcagactgccggcctctgattggtcggagagtgtcgtcaccgaagagtcatgagcgtgacgtcaaAGACAACAACGTCATATTTTGTGCAGTATACTGGATGCTACACATACTAGCTGCTAGTTAGCCTTGTAAATGCCGGAGaagctgctaatgctaacattagcattaaATTATcagtcacacagtgtgtgtgtgtgtgtgtgtgcgtgtgtgtgtgtgtctaggaTAAACTGGGTGAACCAGTTTGGTCTGTTgagctctctcacacacacacacatagatggaGCATATTTTCCCATCATTCCTTGCTGTTGAGTATGGGGTGTGGTTGTGTGAACAACAGGCCGAAACTTGTTACACAGCTGGAAACTAagcattattttcatcatccattcatgaTTCTGTGtgtctgcgcgtgtgtgtctgtctgtctgtctgtgtgtctgcctgtctgtgtgtctgtgttcctaCAGGACtgactctctgaccaatcgtAGCGTTGtggttctgtttcctgtttgggGGCGGGGCTCACACTTGAAGGACTGTGAAATGTGAAGTTAAGGGATCAGTggagctgtcactcacaccAGGACCACACCCACACGAACCGATCAGCAAACCGTCTGGAGGTAACTATGCACTGTTAAAACTTcggggtaaaaagagttcacTACAACTCCCAGATTACAGTCAGATTACAATCATATTAAAGTCAGATTACAGTAAAATTACAATCAGATTAATGTCGGATTAcaatcagattaaagtcagattacGACAAACTAATATTtcggtctctgtctgtctctctgtctctctgtctgtctgtctgactgtctctcAGGACCATCATGCACCTGGCGTCTTATCCAAAGTTTGTGCACTCAGAGCTGTGTTTGGACGTGTCCAGTGTTCAGACGCGGTCCCAGCGCAGCAGTCTCTTTgtgagccaccagggggcgttgCTGAAGACCTGTAGCGGTAACTATGGCAACAGCAGCCGCCTCCCGTTCAGCGTCATCGCCACCAACGCGCTTTGTGGCGACAGCGCGGCGTCCCTGAGGCTGAAACCGTCTCGCAGCTCCTGCTTGCAATTCCTCCTGCAGCCACCAGGTTGTGAGAATGATGCACTCTGTCCAACGTCCACTGAAGACACGGATGTCCCCCTGGACATCTGGACCGTCATCAAGCCTGGACACGTGCGCGAGAAGATCGCCATCTTTGCATCAGAGGGACAGACTGAGAGAAAGACTGGCGACTGGGACAGACCGCCGTCTGGACCACTGCGCGCCGTGAAGGCGAAGGGCAGCTGGGAGGAGAACGGTTGCGCCAAACGCCGCCGCAGGTCTGGAAGCAACCACGACCTCCaacaggttagggttagggtccaCAGTCCTTCACCAGCGCGCGTGGACACAAatcagaggtcaggggtcagggggcGTGAAGGGGAGgcggtgatggaggaggaggagccaaagGTGTCAGTGGTGGAGATGGTGGCGTTCCTGGAGCAGAGGGCGAGCGAGCAGCAGATAGACTGTAAACCTGCTGTCGCTCTCCGGAGAAGCTGCGCCACCATCACGCTCTCCAGAGCTCCGCCCCCTGAGGTCAGGGAGGTGTTGGAAGCCAAGGGGGAGGAACCGGAGAGCGTCAGGGTTTCGGACATGGTGGCGAAGCTGGAGTGGGAGTGTCTGAGGAGGCGGTCTGAGGGAGGCGTGTCCCGGAGCAGCAGCCTGAGGAGGACGGTTGGACGAGTCCTCCTCGCTGCTGGAGACCagagccccgccccctcccacTCTACATCGTCTCTGACATCAGCGGACTCTTCGTCGTCACATCCAACACCTGCCAGCCCTGACCACGCCCCCTCTTCTTACCTGCCCACTCCCCGCACTCCTCCCTCAGGTGAGGTAGGGGGGCGGAGCTGTGAGGAGATGGAGAAGCAgccagagggggcggagcctctgCCTGGCCTGCTGTTTATATCTGTGGACTCTGAGCCCCGCCCCCCTCAGCACAGAGTCACCTTAGAGCCCTGCCCTGAATCTGACATGTACTCagagaggagtgtgaggaggaaAGTGGGCGGGGCGTCGCCGGACTTCTTGCTGCTGCGTCAGCgtgtgcagcagctgctggagccTCAGCCGCTGCTCGCCGTGTTACctcatcacctgctgctgcacgtgctgctgctgctgcccacgCGCAGCCTCGCTGCGCTCAAGTGCACCTGCCGCTACTTCAGGTTCGTCATCGACAACTACGGCGTGCGGCCCGCCGACTCGCTCTGGGTGTCCGACCCCCGTTACCGCGACGACCCCTGCAAGCAGTGCAAGAGGCGTTACGGGCGCGGCGACGTGTCGCTCTGTCGCTGGCACCACAAACCATTCTGTCAGGCGCCGCCCTACGGACCTGGGTACTGGATGTGCTGCCACGGCAACCGCAGGGATACGCCCGGCTGCAACGTGGGTCTCCATGACAACCGCTGGGTTCCTGCCTTCCACAGCATTAATGTGCCAATTTGTAGGCGGAGCCAcaatgatgactgactgactgtgtgtgtgtgtgagagagagattgggTTTTGTTTCGGATGAATGACATCATCGATCAGAGTGGCAGTGttagcaccacctgctggtcaACATCAGTAACAGAGCATGAGGATCCCGACcaggactcctcctcctctgacggTTCACCTGACTTCTCCCCCTCTGACTCTGTCAGGTCAGAGATGTCACCTGactcctcctctgactcctccccctctgacTGTGGCTCACGGTGACGCTTTGTCTTGATCGATCTCTGGTCAGGTGAGTGAGGGGGCGGAACCTGTGCGTTTCTGAGATGATGCTGATCATCATgctgatgattaaaaaaagagagtttttaatgttttttgttggtttttttttcctctgtcaaatattttgactttaataaagtttctttttcatgtttttgtttgaggttggaaaataaaaatgtattttctttcatttatgaaaaaccagagctgtaataataataataataataataattctactTCAGCGGGTGTTTGTGGTTTATGACGACAatgcacttttaaataaaagtatcaAGACAAGGTtacatcatcatcgtcattacATGTAGTATGATCTATGAGCAGGTTGAAAACTCACTGTTGATCTGATGTTTTACAGGAAgtgacggacagacagacagctgctcacacacacagctgcactgatgtttaacaggaagtgtgtgtgtgtgtgactataaACAGGAAACACCTCATAGTTTGAATTGTCAGTCATGTTTAATATGTTCACGTCACCACTGATGAGTTGTGTCtcatgttgatgatgtcatgcagtgatgtcacacagtGACTCCAGCAGCTGGAAGTAGTTGTACTTGATGTCATAGTCCATGTCGTACCAGAAGTtcactgcagagagaaaacatgtcacgtgtcacatggtcacatcagagggggcggagcctgagACAGGTGTTTCTCTTTCACCTGCGATGCAGCCATGCGTCTGTCGGACGTGATGGAACCACAGCGATGGCAGGTAGAGCATCTCACCTGCCTTCACGCTGCAGCGCAGTGGCCGCGCCCTCTGGTACTGAGGGTACCGCTCCAGGTCTGGGTCCAGAGGGTCCAGAGGGATCCACGGTACCTGAGGAAGGAGGCGGGGTCAGATGATGGAGTGAGGGGCAGCGGATGCTCAGACCATGAACTCACCTTTTCACAGTCGCTCTGATCTACAACCTCAAACTCGCCGTCGTCTCGCTGACGGTAAACGGCTGGCTGAtacacacctgacacacacatactgttaccatggttactgtAGGGAGTGCTATGTGTTTAATACGGTCGTTGCTATGGTTACCATAGGGGATGAAGGGTCGGTCTGTGGGCGGCAGCA
This is a stretch of genomic DNA from Solea senegalensis isolate Sse05_10M unplaced genomic scaffold, IFAPA_SoseM_1 scf7180000016130, whole genome shotgun sequence. It encodes these proteins:
- the fbxo34 gene encoding F-box only protein 34, whose translation is MHLASYPKFVHSELCLDVSSVQTRSQRSSLFVSHQGALLKTCSGNYGNSSRLPFSVIATNALCGDSAASLRLKPSRSSCLQFLLQPPGCENDALCPTSTEDTDVPLDIWTVIKPGHVREKIAIFASEGQTERKTGDWDRPPSGPLRAVKAKGSWEENGCAKRRRRSGSNHDLQQVRVRVHSPSPARVDTNQRSGVRGREGEAVMEEEEPKVSVVEMVAFLEQRASEQQIDCKPAVALRRSCATITLSRAPPPEVREVLEAKGEEPESVRVSDMVAKLEWECLRRRSEGGVSRSSSLRRTVGRVLLAAGDQSPAPSHSTSSLTSADSSSSHPTPASPDHAPSSYLPTPRTPPSGEVGGRSCEEMEKQPEGAEPLPGLLFISVDSEPRPPQHRVTLEPCPESDMYSERSVRRKVGGASPDFLLLRQRVQQLLEPQPLLAVLPHHLLLHVLLLLPTRSLAALKCTCRYFRFVIDNYGVRPADSLWVSDPRYRDDPCKQCKRRYGRGDVSLCRWHHKPFCQAPPYGPGYWMCCHGNRRDTPGCNVGLHDNRWVPAFHSINVPICRRSHNDD